A stretch of DNA from Microlunatus capsulatus:
GCCAGGTGCCGCAGGTACGCCGACCGCCGGCCGAACGCCGCCCGGCTCTCGTCCGCGTCCTCCCGCACCGCCCGGCCCTGGACCACGAGCTGCTGCGCCCGGTCGGGGAAGGCGAGGACCAGGGCGACGCGGTCGTCGGCGGCCAGCTCGGCCGCCTTGGCCGAGCGGGCGTCGGTGTGGAAGCGGAAGCCCGCGTCGCTGACGGAGGAGAGCAGCACCGTCCGGGCCGCGGGGCAGCCGTCGAGGCCGTGGGTGGCCAGGGTCATCAGCGGGCGGGCCGGATCCTCGTCGGCGGGGAGCCAGGAGCGGGCCCAGGTGTGCGGCTCCGGGGACTCGCTGGGCTCGGGGAGGGCCCCGCGGCCTGAGCCTGTCGAAGGCCCTTCGACAGGCTCAGCGAACGCGGGGCCAGGCTCGGGGCGCGCCGGGGGCCCTTCGACAGGCTCAGGGAACGCCGTCATGGCCGGTGGCGGAAGGCGGCGATCTCGTGCAGCGCCGCGACGGAGCCGGCGACGGAGGCCTCGAAGATCGCCCGGCCCGCCTCGGCGGTGGCCTGCGTCGGGTCGCCGATCACGCCGGAGTCGTCGAAGTCGTCGCTCAGCCAGCCGAAGGAGACCGGCTTGCCGTTGATGCCCAGGTACTTCAGGCTCGCCAGGTGCTCCGGCACGTGCCGCTCGGCCCGGTCCATGTGCACCAGGTCGGGGCGGACGTGCAGCACCAGCGAGGTCTCGCCGTGCCCGGCGTGGATGCCCTGGCCCAGCTCGTCGGCCCCGTCCGTGCCGCCGGTCCCGGCCGTCTGGATGCCGGCCGGCATCGAGAAGGTGACCAGGCCGAAGCGGCGGCGCAGCTCGCGGTTGGCCACCTGCAGCAGCGCGGAGTTGCCGCCGTGGCCGTTCATGAAGACGAGCTTGCGGGCCGGGGTCGCCGCCACCGAGCGGCCGAGGTCGACCAGCGTCGACATCAGCGTCTCGTAGCTCAGCCACATCGTCCCCGGCGCCCAGTGGTGCTCGTCGGACTTGGTGTAGGTGAGCGTCGGCAGCAGCCAGAGGTCGAGGCCCTCGGCCACCCCCTGATCCACCGCCGCGCGGGCCAGCGACTCGGCCAGCAGCGCGTCGGTGACCAGCGGCAGGTGCGGCCCGTGGTGCTCGACCGCCCCGGTCGGGATGACCACCACCGAGTCGGCGGTCAGCGTCTCGGCGACCGCCGGCCCGGACAGCTCGGCCAGCAGCCGGGTCACGTGGCCGCCCCGACGCTGGTCCGGCCGCCCATCGTCTTGCCCGCCCCGGGCGCCAGCTCGGCGACCAGCTTGCCCGGGTTGAGCAGGCCCTGCGGGTCGGTCCGGGCGGCCAGCGCGCGGGTCCGCTCCACCTCGAAGTCGACGTGCCACTGGTGCGGGCTGTGCACCCCCACCCCGAGGGCCCGGAGCGCGTCGATGCCGGCGTAGACCTGCTCGGGGCTCTCGTAGACCCCGGCCAGCATGCCGATCGGCGAGCCGTCGTACTGCGCCTCGATGTGCAGCATCCCGCCCTCGAACACCGCGTGCACCTCGTCGATGCGGTCGACCAGCGCGTGCCCGCCGACCTCCAGGTGGAAGTAGCGGCCCGGGTCGGTCTTCTGCAGCCACTCGATCGGGTGGTTGTAGGACAGCGTGCTGATCTTGACGCAGGCCTGCGGACCGGGGCGGACGTCCTCCACCCGGCCGCCCGCGGCCTCGACCAGCGCCGTCGCCTGCTCCAGCGTCGTCACGTCGAGGATCGCCCGCAGGCTGGCCCGACCGCCCGGGATGGCCGGGTCGGGCGGCAGCGCGTCGGCGAGGAACGGCAGGTCGCCCGAGACCAGCCGCGGCGTCGGGGTCAGGTCGCCGATCGGCCGGAGCACCTCCAGCAGGTCCGCGAAGGTGTCGAAGCTGGCGTAGTAGCCGTGCCAGTCGCGCACGGGGTCCAGCCGGACGGTGGCCCGGGCGATGATCCCGGTGACGCCGTAGTTGTGGACGTAGGGCTGCGCCTCGTCCCCCTCGACGTGCACGAGGGTGGCGTCGGGCACCGCGTGGACGACGTCGAGCGCCGCGACGAAGCCCATGCTGTTGCTGCCGTGCTCCAGCGAGCCGGTGCCGCCCGAGCCGCCGGCGAGGAAGCCGCCGATGCTGGACTGCGCCGTCGAGGGGTACATCCACAGCTCCTGGCCGGTCTCCCGGGCCGCCTGCTCCAGGCTCACCATCGACGCGCCGGCCTCGGCGGTGATGACGCCGTCCCCCACCTCGACGACGGCGCGCGCCCGCGACAGGTCCAGCACCAGGCCGCCGGGCATCGGGATCGCCTGGCCGTAGTTGCCGGTGCCCTTGCCGCGCGGCGTGATCGCCACCCCGTGCCGGACGGCCGCCCCGACGACCACCGCGACCTGCTCGGCGTCGGAGGGGAAGGCGACGAGGTCGGCCATCCCCAGCGGCAGCTGCTCGACGATGATCGGCGACATCTTGGCGCCGTCCAGCGACGCCTTCTCCCGGACCCGGCGGTCCACCGACACCCCGCGCGGGCCGAGCAGCTCGAGCAGCTCGGCGTGCAGGCTCTCGACCGACATCAGGCCACCTCTCCCGGCTCGGACGGGCGGGTCACGGGGCCAGCCCGATCTCCGGGTCGAGGAACTCGTTGGTCACGAGGTCGTCGACGGTCAGCCCGGCCTTCGCCGGCGTCCCCAGCTTCTCCGAGATCGGCACCATGACGTCGAGGATGCCCTGCACCCGCTCGGTGTCGAAGTCGCCGATCATCGCGTTGCCGGCGTTGCCCACCAGGCCGAGCTTCTTCTGCTGCTCCTCGGAGAACGTCGCGACGCCCTCGGAGTAGACCCAGCCGGTGTCGTACTGCTCGACGAGGTCGAGGATCAGCTGGTTGGTCGGCGCGGAGTCGGTGTAGTAGTCGACCTCGGCCTGCTGCATGACCGGCACCAGCTTCTCCAGGCAGGGGCTCAGCTCCTCCAGCCGGTCGGTGCGCACCGACATCGCGCCGGCGTAGATCTTCCAGCCGGCGTCGTGGATCAGCTGGAAGGCGACCGGCTTGGCCCAGTCGCGGACCTCGTTCTCGTAGATGTACGGCTCGGCGCTGGCGAAGCCCTGCTGCGCGTCCTTGCCCTGCGCGGCGACGAAGTTGGCCGGGGTGCCGTCGTAGCCCTCGTCGATCTGCTTGCGGTCCAGCTGGCCGCTGTCGACCAGGTACTCGACATAGGAGTTGCCGCCGAACACGCGGACGACGGCGCCGGTGGCCTTGAGGTCGGCGATCGTCTTGACGTCGGGGTAGGTGGCGGGGTCCCACATGATGATCTGCGGGTTGATGTCGAGCGGGGCCATGACGGCCTTGACGGGCAGGTCCTGCGAGGTCTGGATCTGGCCGTCGGTGCTGGCGTAGCCCAGGGTGATGTCGTCGTCCTTGTACATCTGCGCGGCGACGGCCTCGAAGCCGATGGCCGGACCGCCGGCCCGGATCTCCACGTCGACGCCGGTCGCCTTGCCCTGGCTCATCAGCGGGCCGGAGACGGTCTTGAGCTTGGTGTCGACGGTGTAGTCGCTGCCCAGCAGGGCGTACTGCGCGCCGTGCTCGGACTCGGGGTTCCAGTCGGTCTGGATGACGACGGTGGCGGGGCAGTCGGCCGAGAGGTCGACGGCGCCGGCCTCCGCGGCGACCGGGGCCGCCTCCTGCTCCTGGGTGGAGCCGGAGCAGGCGCCGAGCCCGACCAGCAGGGCGAGCGAGGCGACCGCCGCGAGGCGGTGGGACCGGGGAGCGGGCATGGTTCTCCTTGGGAGGCGGGTCGGGTCGGCACGGTGCGGATCAGCAGGGGGGAGCGGTCCCCGCGACGGGCTCGGGGCGCGGGGCGGGGCTGGCCCTTCGACGAGCTCAGGGCGCGGGGTGGGACGCGGGGGTCAGGACGACGGCTCGTACCAGCGGCCGACGGCGGCCTTCTGGATCCAGCCGAAGACGAGGAAGATCACGACGCCGAGCAGCGAGGCGGTGAGCACCGAGGCCCACAGCTCGGCGGTCTGCAGCCGCGAGGCGTAGTTGTTGATCAAGATCCCGAGGCCGGCCGACCCACGACGGAAGAAGAAGTCGCCGACGATGGCGCCGATCACCGCCAGCCCGGCCGAGATCCGCATGCCGGCGAAGATCGCCGGCATCGCGCCCGGGAACTGGAGCTTGGTCAGCACCGTCCACCGGCTCGCGCCCTGCAGCTGGAAGAGCTCGCGCTGGCTCTTGTCCGCCGCTTGCAGGCCGAAGAGGGTGTTGGAGACCATGGGGAACAGCGAGATCAGCACGCAGACCAGCACCCGGCTGGACAGGCTGTAGCCGAGGCTCGAGCCGATCAGCGGGACCAGGGCCAGGATCGGGATGCACTGCAGGATCACCGCGTAGGGGAACAGCGAGCGCTCCACCCACCGGGCCTGCGACATGATCACCGCCCAGCCGATGCCGATGACGATGGAGATCGCCAGCCCCGTCAGGGCCACCCCGGTGGAGAGCGCGAGCGCGTCCAGCAGGTCGCCGGTGATCGGGCGGTCGCGGGGGTCGGTCGGGGCGAAGGAGTCGACGACGATCCGCGTCGGGTCGGGCAGGATCGTCGTCCGGCCGATCGACTCCAGGTAGGCGGCGAGCGCGTACCAGACGACGAGGATGACGGCGAAGGCCGCGAGCGGCGGGCCGTAGACCGCGAGCCGGCCGGCCCCGGCCCGGCCGCGCGGGGCGGGGACCTTGGGCTGGGCCTCGGCGGCGGCCTGCTTGACCGCGGTGGCGGTCACGAGTGGGCCCCGCGCAGCGCGTGCGAGACCTGGCCGCTGAGGGCGGCGAACTCGGGGGTGAAGCGGAAGTCGGGGTCGCGCGGGTAGGCCTGGTCGACCTCGAAGGTGTCGACGATCCGGCCCGGTCGCCCGCTCATCACCACCACCCGGGTGGAGAGGTAGACCGCCTCGGCCACCGAGTGGGTGATGAACAGCCCGGCGAACCGCCGCTCGCCGAAGATCCGCAGCAGCTCGTCGCCCAGCCGCTCCCGGGTGATCTCGTCCAGCGCGCCGAACGGCTCGTCGAAGAGGAACAGCTCGGGGTCCAGGGTGAGGGAGCGGGCCAGCGAGGTCCGCATCCGCATGCCGCCCGACAGCTGCTTCGGCAGCGACTTCTCGAAGCCGGCGAGGCCGACCAGCTCGATGGCCTGCCGCGCCTGCTCGGCCCGGGCCTTCTTCGGCTGCTTGTTCAGCTCGGCCAGCAGCTCGACGTTGGCCTGCACGGTGCGCCAGGGCAGCAGGGTCGCGTCCTGGAAGACGTAGCCGATCCGCTTGGTGCCCAGCGCGACCGTGCCCTCGCTCGCCGTCTCCAGGCCCGACGCGATCCGCAGCAGGGTGCTCTTGCCGCAGCCGCTGGGCCCGACGACGGTGACGAACTCCCCGCGCCGCACGGTGAGGTCGACGCCGGACAGCGCCACCGTCCCGTTGGGGAACTGCATGGCCACGCCGGAGAAGTCCACGAGCGACTCCGACGGGGTGGTCGGGCCGGGATCCGGCTCCGCCCGCGGCGGGGCAGCAGGGGTGGTGGGTGCGGTCACCGGGAGGCCTCCAACGACAGGGCGGGTGGGACGGGCGCGAGGGGTGCGACAGCGCGGGGTTCGACAGCCGGGGCGGGCGCGGACCAGGGCAGCGCGACCTCGGTGGTGGTGGTGGTGCGGGCCACGACGCGACCGCCGCGCAGCACCACCCGGTCGGCGGGGGCGTCGGCGACGACGGCGGCCAGGTCGGCCCCGCGGACGGCGAGCAGGTCGGCCACCCCGCCGACGACCGGGCCGGCGACGGGCAGCCGCAGGACCTCCCGCGCCCCCGAGCTCACCGCGGCATAGGCCTCGGCGACGGTCAGGTGGCCGGCGACGACGAGCAGCGCCGCCGTCTCCAGCGCGTCCCCGCGACCCAGCGGGTTGAACGGGTCACGGACGTTGTCGGCACCCGCGGCGAAGCGGACTCCGGCGTCCAGCAGCTCCCGGGCCGGCGCGAGCCCGCGGGGCGTCGACGTCGGGTGCTGCCAGCCCTGCAGGTACAGGTTGGTGATCGGGTTGGCGATGACCCCGACGTCGCTGGCCCGCACCTCGGCGATCACCCGGTCACGCTCGGCGGGCGGGAGGGTGCCGAGCCGGCAGCAGTGCCCGGCGGAGACGTTGGTGGTCCACCCGCGGACGGCGCGGGCGAAGGCGTCCAGGGTGACCGGGCCGTCGAGCGACTCGTCGACGTGCAGGTCGACGCCGACGCCCCGCCGCTCGGCGATGGCGAGCAGCCGGGCCATGTCGTCGTGCGGGTCCTCGGCCAGGTGGCAGGCGCCCCCGACGAGGTCGACCCCCAGGTCGAGGGCCTCCTCGACGGCGCGGTCGGTCGTCTCGGGGCCGGCCAGGGCCACCAGCTCGAGGTCCAGCAGCGGGGCCAGCTCGTCGCGGACCCGGACCAGCGCCCGGGTGCCGAGGGTGGGGTCGTCGCCGGTGCGGATGTCGACGTGGGAGCGGATCGCCGTGGTCCCGGCGGCCAGCATGGCCAGGGCCTGGGTCCGCGCGCGCTCGGCGACGTCGTCCTCGGTCATGGTGGCGGCGTAGGCGCGCCAGGCCGCGATGGCGGTGCCCAGGTCGCCCATCGGCGGCCGGATGGCGTCCCAGGAGCGGGCCTTGTCGAGGTGGGCGTGCGGGTCGGCGGCGGCCGGCAGCAGCAGGT
This window harbors:
- a CDS encoding pyridoxamine 5'-phosphate oxidase family protein, yielding MTLATHGLDGCPAARTVLLSSVSDAGFRFHTDARSAKAAELAADDRVALVLAFPDRAQQLVVQGRAVREDADESRAAFGRRSAYLRHLAWVNDVDHARLPDIERRRAWAAAVAETPDGPLDPPTTWVGYEVVPHRYVFWEGDPDAASHRTVVVRDGDGWAVDHQPG
- a CDS encoding creatininase family protein, giving the protein MTRLLAELSGPAVAETLTADSVVVIPTGAVEHHGPHLPLVTDALLAESLARAAVDQGVAEGLDLWLLPTLTYTKSDEHHWAPGTMWLSYETLMSTLVDLGRSVAATPARKLVFMNGHGGNSALLQVANRELRRRFGLVTFSMPAGIQTAGTGGTDGADELGQGIHAGHGETSLVLHVRPDLVHMDRAERHVPEHLASLKYLGINGKPVSFGWLSDDFDDSGVIGDPTQATAEAGRAIFEASVAGSVAALHEIAAFRHRP
- a CDS encoding FAD-binding oxidoreductase codes for the protein MSVESLHAELLELLGPRGVSVDRRVREKASLDGAKMSPIIVEQLPLGMADLVAFPSDAEQVAVVVGAAVRHGVAITPRGKGTGNYGQAIPMPGGLVLDLSRARAVVEVGDGVITAEAGASMVSLEQAARETGQELWMYPSTAQSSIGGFLAGGSGGTGSLEHGSNSMGFVAALDVVHAVPDATLVHVEGDEAQPYVHNYGVTGIIARATVRLDPVRDWHGYYASFDTFADLLEVLRPIGDLTPTPRLVSGDLPFLADALPPDPAIPGGRASLRAILDVTTLEQATALVEAAGGRVEDVRPGPQACVKISTLSYNHPIEWLQKTDPGRYFHLEVGGHALVDRIDEVHAVFEGGMLHIEAQYDGSPIGMLAGVYESPEQVYAGIDALRALGVGVHSPHQWHVDFEVERTRALAARTDPQGLLNPGKLVAELAPGAGKTMGGRTSVGAAT
- a CDS encoding ABC transporter substrate-binding protein, which encodes MPAPRSHRLAAVASLALLVGLGACSGSTQEQEAAPVAAEAGAVDLSADCPATVVIQTDWNPESEHGAQYALLGSDYTVDTKLKTVSGPLMSQGKATGVDVEIRAGGPAIGFEAVAAQMYKDDDITLGYASTDGQIQTSQDLPVKAVMAPLDINPQIIMWDPATYPDVKTIADLKATGAVVRVFGGNSYVEYLVDSGQLDRKQIDEGYDGTPANFVAAQGKDAQQGFASAEPYIYENEVRDWAKPVAFQLIHDAGWKIYAGAMSVRTDRLEELSPCLEKLVPVMQQAEVDYYTDSAPTNQLILDLVEQYDTGWVYSEGVATFSEEQQKKLGLVGNAGNAMIGDFDTERVQGILDVMVPISEKLGTPAKAGLTVDDLVTNEFLDPEIGLAP
- a CDS encoding ABC transporter permease, whose translation is MTATAVKQAAAEAQPKVPAPRGRAGAGRLAVYGPPLAAFAVILVVWYALAAYLESIGRTTILPDPTRIVVDSFAPTDPRDRPITGDLLDALALSTGVALTGLAISIVIGIGWAVIMSQARWVERSLFPYAVILQCIPILALVPLIGSSLGYSLSSRVLVCVLISLFPMVSNTLFGLQAADKSQRELFQLQGASRWTVLTKLQFPGAMPAIFAGMRISAGLAVIGAIVGDFFFRRGSAGLGILINNYASRLQTAELWASVLTASLLGVVIFLVFGWIQKAAVGRWYEPSS
- a CDS encoding ABC transporter ATP-binding protein, with translation MTAPTTPAAPPRAEPDPGPTTPSESLVDFSGVAMQFPNGTVALSGVDLTVRRGEFVTVVGPSGCGKSTLLRIASGLETASEGTVALGTKRIGYVFQDATLLPWRTVQANVELLAELNKQPKKARAEQARQAIELVGLAGFEKSLPKQLSGGMRMRTSLARSLTLDPELFLFDEPFGALDEITRERLGDELLRIFGERRFAGLFITHSVAEAVYLSTRVVVMSGRPGRIVDTFEVDQAYPRDPDFRFTPEFAALSGQVSHALRGAHS
- a CDS encoding amidohydrolase family protein, with product MPGPAELSLLRSATLADGSRVDVELAGGRVTAVVPAGTAGPAAAELDLDGYLLLPAAADPHAHLDKARSWDAIRPPMGDLGTAIAAWRAYAATMTEDDVAERARTQALAMLAAGTTAIRSHVDIRTGDDPTLGTRALVRVRDELAPLLDLELVALAGPETTDRAVEEALDLGVDLVGGACHLAEDPHDDMARLLAIAERRGVGVDLHVDESLDGPVTLDAFARAVRGWTTNVSAGHCCRLGTLPPAERDRVIAEVRASDVGVIANPITNLYLQGWQHPTSTPRGLAPARELLDAGVRFAAGADNVRDPFNPLGRGDALETAALLVVAGHLTVAEAYAAVSSGAREVLRLPVAGPVVGGVADLLAVRGADLAAVVADAPADRVVLRGGRVVARTTTTTEVALPWSAPAPAVEPRAVAPLAPVPPALSLEASR